From the Clavibacter phaseoli genome, one window contains:
- a CDS encoding ABC transporter permease subunit, translating into MTATTTTYAPAPVTKGRPTLPRLMRSEWIKLRTLRSTIWCFALVFLLLAGFSALFTPFVVDQLRDQLSLPGIPATDLLVSVGLSGLTLSMLVAGVLGVLVISGEYSTGMIRSSFSAAPGRLGVIAAKAIVYTVVTFVVTAVAVAVALVIARGYFASAGAEVDMLSGDFLLAALGGVLFVVLIGLMGFGFGLLLRNGAAGIGALVGLVLVVPIVGQLLGGVLDWVADLEPYFPLSAGNRLYSIGSGAPGSLEFWQALLVMIGWVAVILVPALILARKRDA; encoded by the coding sequence ATGACCGCCACCACCACGACCTACGCGCCCGCTCCGGTGACGAAGGGCCGCCCCACGCTCCCCCGCCTCATGCGCTCCGAGTGGATCAAGCTCCGCACGCTCCGCTCCACCATCTGGTGCTTCGCGCTCGTGTTCCTCCTCCTCGCCGGCTTCTCCGCGCTGTTCACGCCGTTCGTGGTGGACCAGCTGCGGGACCAGCTGTCCCTCCCCGGCATCCCCGCGACCGACCTGCTCGTCTCGGTGGGCCTCAGCGGGTTGACCCTGTCGATGCTCGTCGCGGGCGTCCTCGGGGTGCTGGTGATCAGCGGCGAGTACTCGACCGGCATGATCCGCTCGTCCTTCAGCGCCGCGCCGGGTCGCCTGGGCGTCATCGCCGCGAAGGCGATCGTCTACACGGTCGTGACCTTCGTCGTGACCGCCGTCGCGGTGGCCGTCGCGCTCGTCATCGCCCGGGGGTACTTCGCGTCCGCCGGCGCCGAGGTCGACATGCTGTCGGGGGACTTCCTCCTCGCGGCCCTCGGCGGCGTGCTCTTCGTCGTGCTCATCGGGCTGATGGGCTTCGGCTTCGGCCTGCTGCTGCGCAACGGCGCCGCGGGCATCGGGGCGCTCGTGGGCCTCGTGCTCGTCGTCCCGATCGTCGGCCAGCTGCTCGGCGGCGTGCTCGACTGGGTCGCGGACCTCGAGCCCTACTTCCCGCTCAGCGCGGGCAACCGCCTGTACAGCATCGGCAGCGGCGCCCCCGGCTCGCTGGAGTTCTGGCAGGCGCTGCTCGTGATGATCGGGTGGGTCGCCGTGATCCTCGTGCCCGCGCTCATCCTCGCCCGCAAGCGGGACGCCTGA
- a CDS encoding CDP-alcohol phosphatidyltransferase family protein has protein sequence MSAAPGTGDRGLPSSIAELRRVTQPPEVRLRANAEHWTAHLYLRDLSPYLTWLLLRTRISANGVTVVMILTGWAAAAALLIPGIAGAALALVLGQLQMLVDCCDGEVARWRRTSSPVGHFLDAVGHYSTETLIALALGIRAAAYPFEAPGDLPWTTLAFALALVIVLNKALNDMVRVARASADLPKAPVGAGTVASQHSLIATARRVVRFLPFHRMFHSVELTIVTFVVALVGLVAGQPETDRVFLVVLVPLAVLALVGHFVMIVTSRRLTSA, from the coding sequence ATGAGCGCGGCTCCCGGCACCGGCGACCGCGGCCTGCCCTCGTCCATCGCGGAGCTGCGGCGGGTGACGCAGCCACCGGAGGTGCGCCTGCGCGCGAACGCCGAGCACTGGACGGCGCACCTCTACCTGCGCGACCTCTCGCCGTACCTGACCTGGCTGCTGCTCCGGACCCGGATCAGCGCGAACGGCGTCACCGTCGTCATGATCCTCACGGGCTGGGCCGCCGCCGCGGCGCTGCTCATCCCCGGCATCGCGGGCGCCGCCCTCGCGCTGGTCCTCGGCCAGCTGCAGATGCTCGTGGACTGCTGCGACGGCGAGGTCGCCCGGTGGCGCCGTACGTCCTCACCGGTGGGCCACTTCCTGGACGCCGTGGGGCACTACTCGACCGAGACGTTGATCGCGCTCGCCCTCGGGATCCGCGCCGCCGCCTACCCCTTCGAGGCGCCGGGCGACCTGCCGTGGACGACCCTCGCGTTCGCGCTGGCGCTCGTCATCGTGCTGAACAAGGCGCTGAACGACATGGTGCGCGTGGCCCGCGCGTCGGCCGACCTGCCCAAGGCGCCCGTCGGCGCCGGCACGGTCGCGTCGCAGCACTCCCTGATCGCCACGGCCCGCCGCGTCGTGCGGTTCCTGCCCTTCCACCGCATGTTCCACTCGGTGGAGCTCACCATCGTGACCTTCGTCGTCGCGCTGGTCGGCCTCGTCGCCGGTCAGCCGGAGACCGACCGGGTGTTCCTCGTCGTCCTGGTGCCGCTCGCGGTGCTGGCGCTCGTCGGGCACTTCGTGATGATCGTCACCTCGCGTCGGCTGACCTCGGCGTGA
- a CDS encoding helix-turn-helix domain-containing protein, whose product MVTTVSDAAAEFGSRVREQRQRIGISQETLAELSGIHWTALGKIERGQRNPSLRNIIKIASGLDVDAGLLVTGLTADMLPKDDGDSPAELIRLERERDRRGTTPVRS is encoded by the coding sequence ATGGTCACCACCGTCTCCGACGCCGCCGCCGAGTTCGGCTCCCGGGTGCGCGAGCAGCGCCAGCGCATCGGCATCAGCCAGGAGACGCTCGCGGAGCTCTCCGGCATCCACTGGACCGCGCTCGGCAAGATCGAGCGCGGGCAGCGCAACCCGAGCCTGCGCAACATCATCAAGATCGCGAGCGGGCTCGACGTCGATGCGGGTCTGCTCGTGACCGGCCTCACCGCCGACATGCTGCCGAAGGACGACGGGGACTCGCCCGCCGAGCTCATCCGCCTGGAGCGCGAGCGCGACCGACGCGGCACCACGCCCGTCAGAAGCTGA
- a CDS encoding glycosyltransferase family 2 protein, whose product MAHHPRRDPAAGSPGDLPAVSYVMPILNEAAHVRAAVDSMMQQDYAGDFEVVLALGPSTDGTTEVVRDMARADPRITSVDNPTGSTPGGLNAAIRATRHPIVIRVDAHSLLPRDYTRIAVETLQTTGADNVGGLMSAEGRTPFEKAVARAYGARVGLGGTAHHVGGKEGPAETAYLGAFRRERLVEVGLFDEGVRRGQDWELNRRLRQSGGLVWFTPRMKVTYRPRSTLRSLIRQFFATGLWRGELARRYTRQNSVRYFVPPVAVAGVAAGLLLGTAGLVGAALGMPGLRRLVGAFVVPGVYAGFVLVSTVSVASRDGAATMLRFAAVLPSIHFSWGTGFVLGFLELTDDLDGHTGR is encoded by the coding sequence ATGGCGCACCACCCGCGACGCGACCCCGCCGCCGGCAGCCCCGGCGATCTCCCCGCCGTCTCGTACGTCATGCCGATCCTCAACGAGGCGGCCCACGTGCGCGCCGCCGTGGACAGCATGATGCAGCAGGACTACGCCGGCGACTTCGAGGTCGTCCTGGCGCTCGGGCCGAGCACGGACGGCACGACCGAGGTCGTCCGCGATATGGCTCGGGCCGATCCGCGCATCACGAGCGTCGACAACCCCACGGGATCCACGCCCGGAGGCCTGAACGCCGCCATCCGCGCCACGCGCCATCCCATCGTGATCCGCGTCGACGCCCACTCGCTCCTGCCGCGCGACTACACGCGCATCGCCGTCGAGACCCTGCAGACCACCGGCGCGGACAACGTCGGCGGGCTCATGTCGGCCGAGGGGCGCACGCCGTTCGAGAAGGCCGTCGCCCGCGCGTACGGTGCCCGGGTCGGGCTCGGCGGCACCGCGCACCACGTCGGCGGCAAGGAGGGCCCGGCGGAGACCGCGTACCTCGGCGCCTTCCGCCGCGAGCGGCTCGTCGAGGTCGGGCTCTTCGACGAGGGCGTGCGCCGGGGCCAGGACTGGGAGCTCAACCGCCGGCTCCGACAGAGCGGCGGACTGGTGTGGTTCACGCCGCGGATGAAGGTCACGTACCGTCCGCGCTCCACGCTCCGCTCGCTCATCCGCCAGTTCTTCGCGACCGGGCTCTGGCGCGGGGAGCTCGCGCGTCGCTACACGCGGCAGAACTCCGTGCGGTACTTCGTGCCGCCGGTGGCCGTCGCCGGAGTGGCCGCGGGTCTCCTCCTCGGTACCGCGGGCCTCGTGGGGGCCGCGCTCGGGATGCCGGGACTGCGCCGCCTCGTCGGCGCGTTCGTCGTGCCCGGCGTCTACGCCGGCTTCGTGCTGGTGAGCACCGTCTCGGTGGCCTCGCGGGACGGCGCGGCGACCATGCTGCGGTTCGCGGCGGTCCTGCCGTCCATCCACTTCAGCTGGGGCACCGGGTTCGTGCTCGGCTTCCTCGAGCTCACCGACGACCTCGACGGGCACACGGGCCGATGA
- a CDS encoding sensor histidine kinase yields MARHPRTVDAVIAIGFTLLSVSAAPVVGSRSPGVPGGIALAALSILTGVALMFRRSRPAAVLAVSAAAAAAAALVSGSFDGGAVPLALYALAVHGSSRRAWIGLGGVAVVIAVVTPATAGQGPLALSIATMLLVNLILPLIATLIGTNVGARKRYVEALRDLAVQLARERDQQARLATAAERTRIAREIHDIVAHGITVMVTLADGAAASAVARPELARDAMREVAETGRTSLSEMRRMLGVLAEEPGAGDAAAPSLRAPQPGHADLAALVDSFRSTGLPVRFTSTGAPPDDPGRQLAVFRVVQESLTNVLRYAPNADRVEVRVDHRPEEIIVEVTDDDRTGPVVPPVPGSGRGLVGVAERMAVYGGTATAGRRENGGWRVLATMPSGLHDVRPGDARRPPDPIDRSTRDQEDR; encoded by the coding sequence ATGGCCCGGCACCCGCGGACGGTCGACGCCGTCATCGCGATCGGCTTCACCCTGCTGTCGGTGAGCGCGGCCCCCGTCGTCGGCAGCAGGTCCCCCGGCGTCCCCGGCGGCATCGCGCTGGCCGCCCTCAGCATCCTGACGGGCGTCGCGCTCATGTTCCGACGCAGCCGACCCGCCGCCGTCCTGGCCGTCTCGGCCGCGGCCGCCGCCGCGGCGGCCCTCGTGTCCGGCAGCTTCGACGGCGGAGCCGTCCCCCTCGCGCTCTACGCGCTGGCCGTCCACGGATCGTCCCGGCGCGCGTGGATCGGGCTCGGCGGCGTCGCCGTCGTCATCGCGGTCGTCACGCCGGCGACGGCCGGCCAGGGTCCCCTTGCCCTGTCGATCGCGACCATGCTGCTGGTGAACCTGATCCTCCCGCTCATCGCGACGCTCATCGGCACGAACGTGGGCGCACGCAAGCGCTACGTCGAGGCGCTGCGGGACCTGGCGGTGCAGCTCGCCCGCGAGCGCGACCAGCAGGCCAGGCTCGCGACGGCGGCGGAGCGGACGCGGATCGCGCGCGAGATCCACGACATCGTCGCCCACGGGATCACCGTGATGGTGACGCTCGCCGACGGGGCGGCCGCGAGCGCCGTCGCCCGGCCGGAGCTCGCGCGCGACGCGATGCGCGAGGTCGCCGAGACCGGTCGCACCTCACTCTCCGAGATGCGCCGCATGCTGGGCGTACTCGCGGAGGAGCCCGGCGCGGGCGACGCCGCCGCGCCGTCCCTCCGCGCACCGCAGCCCGGCCACGCCGACCTCGCCGCGCTGGTCGACTCGTTCCGCTCCACCGGCCTCCCCGTGCGCTTCACCAGCACGGGCGCGCCGCCCGACGACCCGGGGCGCCAGCTCGCCGTCTTCCGCGTCGTGCAGGAGTCGCTCACCAACGTGCTCCGGTACGCGCCGAACGCCGACCGGGTCGAGGTGCGCGTCGACCACCGGCCGGAGGAGATCATCGTCGAGGTCACCGACGACGACCGCACCGGCCCCGTCGTCCCGCCCGTCCCCGGCAGCGGTCGCGGCCTCGTCGGCGTCGCGGAGCGCATGGCCGTCTACGGCGGCACGGCGACCGCCGGCCGGCGCGAGAACGGCGGCTGGCGCGTGCTGGCGACCATGCCCAGCGGGCTCCACGACGTCCGTCCCGGCGACGCGCGGCGTCCCCCCGACCCCATCGACCGCAGCACCCGCGACCAGGAGGACCGATGA
- a CDS encoding S1C family serine protease: MTDRSHGEDEHEGGREVDGRAEGSSTEAPSSTTPQSGDGGSAWPAPAGPAAASHPAPTSPDQRDTLAYGTNPQADHTATAPLAGPAAEGHEPGGVTTTAPPKKKANKALPLVAMLAVGALIGGAAGGLTTWAIAHDDASTETVSQSPANITVNDPDNATPITAVAAKVSGSVVTIDVAGAQAGGTGSGVVLSSDGYVLTNTHVVTLDGQTGDATIQVKTADGALYSAKLIGTDPVVDLAVIKLDDASGLTPIEFADSSKLNVGDTAIAIGAPLGLSGTVTDGIVSALDRSIQVASSAAPTTPGDGSQSDETPFNFWPFGNEGQGGSGGQGSQGGSGAQGGQAAATINLAVIQTDAAINPGNSGGALLDGDGKLIGVNVAIANAGGTSSTAGSIGVGFAIPSNLAKRVGQEIIQNGSASHGLLGASVRDVASGDSSTPVGGAFIAEVQSGGAAAAAGLQQGDIVTAFGSIPISKASDLTAQVRALAGGSDVELTVIRGGQKQQVDVKLGTLQQ, translated from the coding sequence ATGACGGACAGAAGCCACGGCGAAGACGAGCACGAGGGCGGCCGCGAGGTCGACGGCCGAGCCGAGGGCTCCTCGACGGAGGCGCCGTCGTCCACCACCCCTCAGTCGGGCGATGGGGGATCCGCCTGGCCGGCGCCCGCGGGTCCGGCCGCCGCATCCCACCCCGCGCCGACGAGCCCGGACCAGCGGGACACCCTCGCCTACGGCACGAACCCGCAGGCGGATCACACCGCGACCGCTCCTCTCGCGGGCCCCGCAGCGGAGGGTCACGAGCCGGGCGGCGTCACCACGACCGCCCCTCCCAAGAAGAAGGCCAACAAGGCGCTGCCGCTCGTCGCCATGCTGGCCGTCGGGGCCCTCATCGGCGGCGCCGCCGGCGGGCTCACCACCTGGGCCATCGCGCACGACGACGCCTCCACCGAGACCGTCAGCCAGTCGCCCGCGAACATCACCGTCAACGACCCGGACAACGCGACGCCCATCACGGCCGTCGCCGCGAAGGTGTCCGGCTCGGTCGTCACCATCGACGTGGCCGGTGCGCAGGCCGGGGGCACCGGTTCCGGTGTCGTCCTCTCGAGCGACGGCTACGTCCTCACGAACACGCACGTCGTCACGCTCGACGGCCAGACCGGTGACGCCACCATCCAGGTCAAGACGGCGGACGGCGCCCTGTACTCCGCGAAGCTGATCGGCACGGATCCCGTCGTCGACCTCGCCGTCATCAAGCTCGACGATGCGAGCGGCCTGACGCCCATCGAGTTCGCCGACTCGTCCAAGCTCAACGTCGGCGACACGGCCATCGCCATCGGCGCCCCTCTCGGCCTCTCCGGGACCGTCACCGACGGCATCGTCAGCGCCCTCGACCGGAGCATCCAGGTGGCGTCCTCGGCAGCCCCGACGACGCCGGGCGACGGTAGCCAGAGCGACGAGACGCCGTTCAACTTCTGGCCCTTCGGCAACGAGGGCCAGGGTGGATCCGGCGGGCAGGGCAGCCAGGGCGGATCCGGCGCCCAGGGCGGCCAGGCGGCGGCGACCATCAACCTCGCGGTCATCCAGACCGACGCGGCCATCAACCCGGGCAACTCGGGTGGTGCCCTGCTCGACGGCGACGGCAAGCTCATCGGCGTCAACGTGGCCATCGCGAACGCGGGCGGCACGAGCTCCACGGCCGGCAGCATCGGCGTCGGCTTCGCCATCCCGTCGAACCTGGCGAAGCGCGTGGGCCAGGAGATCATCCAGAACGGCAGCGCCTCCCACGGGCTCCTCGGAGCGAGCGTCCGCGACGTCGCCAGCGGCGACTCCTCGACCCCGGTCGGCGGCGCGTTCATCGCCGAGGTCCAGAGCGGCGGCGCGGCGGCCGCGGCGGGCCTGCAGCAGGGCGACATCGTCACCGCGTTCGGCAGCATCCCGATCAGCAAGGCGAGCGACCTCACGGCGCAGGTGCGGGCCCTCGCGGGCGGCAGCGACGTCGAGCTGACCGTGATCCGCGGTGGGCAAAAGCAGCAGGTCGACGTGAAGCTCGGCACGCTGCAGCAGTAG
- a CDS encoding glycosyltransferase family 2 protein, whose product MTDAVPRVGVVVLSQGRRPEGLAASLASVLRQEGVALDIVVVGNGWDPRGLPDGVRGLHLPENLGIPAGRNAGVPLVTGETLFFLDDDETVPSAAFLADSLALMRGAGDIALVQPRIVDPTGAATPRRWIPRIRKGDPARSSAVMSVLEGAVVVRRDAFEAAGGWAGEFFYAHEGIELAWRVWDQGLRAWYAGDLVAHHPAVAPTRHAEYHRLTARNRVWLARRNLPLPLVPVYVGSWTAVQLLRSARNRDGLGTWLRGWREGWTTSPGPRRPMSWVTVIRMARAGRPPVI is encoded by the coding sequence GTGACGGACGCCGTCCCGCGCGTCGGCGTCGTCGTCCTCAGCCAGGGGCGTCGGCCGGAGGGTCTGGCGGCCTCGCTCGCGTCGGTGCTGCGTCAGGAGGGCGTCGCGCTCGACATCGTCGTGGTCGGCAACGGCTGGGATCCCCGCGGCCTCCCGGACGGCGTGCGCGGCCTGCACCTGCCGGAGAACCTCGGCATCCCGGCGGGCCGGAACGCGGGCGTCCCGCTCGTCACCGGCGAGACGCTGTTCTTCCTCGACGACGACGAGACCGTCCCCAGCGCGGCGTTCCTCGCGGACTCCCTCGCGCTCATGCGAGGTGCGGGCGACATCGCGCTCGTCCAGCCGCGCATCGTGGACCCGACCGGAGCGGCCACGCCGCGCCGCTGGATCCCGCGCATCCGCAAGGGCGACCCCGCGCGCTCGAGCGCGGTCATGTCCGTGCTGGAGGGCGCCGTCGTGGTCCGCCGCGACGCGTTCGAGGCCGCCGGCGGCTGGGCGGGGGAGTTCTTCTACGCCCACGAGGGGATCGAGCTGGCCTGGCGCGTCTGGGACCAGGGGCTGCGCGCCTGGTACGCCGGCGACCTCGTCGCGCACCATCCGGCGGTCGCCCCCACCCGGCACGCGGAGTACCACCGCCTCACCGCGCGCAACCGCGTCTGGCTCGCCCGGCGCAACCTGCCGCTCCCGCTCGTCCCCGTGTACGTGGGGTCATGGACCGCCGTGCAGCTGCTGCGCTCCGCGCGGAACCGGGACGGGCTCGGCACCTGGCTGCGCGGCTGGCGCGAGGGCTGGACGACGTCGCCCGGGCCGCGTCGGCCGATGTCGTGGGTCACCGTGATCCGCATGGCGCGCGCGGGCAGGCCGCCCGTCATCTGA
- a CDS encoding ABC transporter ATP-binding protein, with the protein MIVAENLTKRYGAKTAVDGVSFTVQPGMVTGFLGPNGAGKSTTMRMIVGLDSPTSGSVTVNGRRYRDLQAPLHEVGALLDAKAVHTGRSAYNHLLAMAATHGIPRSRVNEVIEMTGLQPVAKKRVGGFSLGMGQRLGIAVALLGDPRTLILDEPVNGLDPEGVMWVRNITRYLAGQGRTVLLSSHLMSEMAQTADHLIVLGRGRVLADAPVAAVVAGATSGLVRVRSPHADRLGQAVARPEVVVTSVERDVIEITGLTAAQVGDAAMSAGVVLHELTPVTASLEDAYLSLTQGDVEYHSAAVGQTEQEIAR; encoded by the coding sequence ATGATCGTCGCTGAGAACCTGACCAAGCGCTACGGCGCGAAGACCGCCGTGGACGGCGTGAGCTTCACCGTCCAGCCCGGCATGGTGACCGGATTCCTCGGTCCGAACGGCGCCGGCAAGTCCACCACGATGCGCATGATCGTCGGGCTCGACAGCCCCACCTCCGGCTCCGTGACCGTCAACGGCCGCCGTTACCGCGACCTCCAGGCCCCGCTCCACGAGGTCGGGGCGCTCCTCGACGCGAAGGCCGTGCACACGGGCCGCAGCGCCTACAACCACCTGCTCGCGATGGCGGCCACGCACGGGATCCCGCGTTCGCGCGTGAACGAGGTCATCGAGATGACGGGCCTCCAGCCCGTCGCCAAGAAGCGCGTCGGCGGCTTCTCCCTCGGCATGGGGCAGCGCCTCGGCATCGCCGTCGCTCTCCTCGGCGACCCGCGCACGCTGATCCTCGACGAGCCCGTCAACGGCCTCGACCCCGAGGGCGTCATGTGGGTGCGCAACATCACCCGCTACCTCGCCGGCCAGGGCCGCACCGTGCTCCTCTCCTCCCACCTCATGAGCGAGATGGCGCAGACCGCGGATCACCTCATCGTGCTCGGGCGCGGTCGCGTGCTCGCCGACGCACCCGTCGCGGCGGTCGTCGCCGGGGCCACGAGCGGCCTCGTCCGGGTCCGCTCCCCGCACGCCGACCGGCTCGGCCAGGCGGTGGCGCGGCCCGAGGTCGTGGTCACCAGCGTCGAGCGCGACGTGATCGAGATCACCGGCCTCACGGCCGCGCAGGTCGGCGACGCGGCGATGTCCGCGGGCGTCGTGCTGCACGAGCTCACCCCGGTCACCGCGTCCCTCGAGGACGCCTACCTGTCGCTCACGCAGGGCGACGTCGAGTACCACAGCGCCGCAGTCGGCCAGACCGAGCAGGAGATCGCACGATGA
- a CDS encoding aminotransferase class I/II-fold pyridoxal phosphate-dependent enzyme: MTIPGAWVRAARGAMLLTADGIPGTTVFAEMSALAAATGAINLGQGFPDEDGPREVLEAARDAISAGMNQYPPGRGTPELRQAVAAHQTRFYGLAVDPETEVLVTAGATEAIAATLLALVEEGDEVVTLEPFYDAYGALISLARGIHRTVPLRAPDFQPRLEDLRRVITDRTRVILLNDPHNPTGTVLSREVRELVVELAIAHDAVIVTDEVYEHLVFDAPHVPVATLPGARERTVTISSGGKTFRTTGWKIGWLTAPAPLVSAILAVKQFLTFVNGAPFQPAIATGLALPDAVYDGIADDLRHKRDVLASGLTAAGFRIHLPAAGYFIVADAAPLGFADSRELCLRLPGLAGVVGVPLSAFCHAPLAAEHASLVRFAFCKRTDVLEEAARRLGALAVGTA; this comes from the coding sequence ATGACGATTCCCGGCGCGTGGGTGCGCGCGGCCCGCGGGGCGATGCTGCTGACAGCCGACGGGATCCCGGGCACCACCGTGTTCGCGGAGATGAGCGCGCTGGCGGCGGCCACGGGCGCGATCAACCTCGGTCAGGGGTTCCCCGACGAGGACGGTCCCCGCGAAGTCCTGGAGGCCGCGCGCGACGCGATCTCCGCCGGCATGAACCAGTACCCGCCCGGTCGCGGCACGCCCGAGCTGCGGCAGGCCGTCGCCGCGCACCAGACGCGCTTCTACGGCCTCGCCGTGGATCCGGAGACCGAGGTGCTCGTAACCGCCGGCGCGACCGAGGCCATCGCCGCGACGCTGCTCGCGCTCGTCGAGGAGGGCGACGAGGTCGTGACGCTCGAGCCGTTCTACGACGCGTACGGGGCCCTCATCTCGCTCGCCCGCGGGATCCACCGCACGGTGCCGCTGCGCGCCCCCGACTTCCAGCCGCGGCTCGAGGACCTCCGCCGCGTGATCACCGACCGCACCCGCGTGATCCTCCTGAACGACCCGCACAACCCGACCGGGACCGTCCTCAGCCGCGAGGTGCGCGAGCTGGTGGTGGAGCTCGCCATCGCGCACGACGCCGTCATCGTCACGGACGAGGTCTACGAGCACCTCGTCTTCGACGCGCCCCACGTGCCGGTGGCGACGCTGCCGGGGGCCCGCGAGCGCACGGTGACCATCTCGTCGGGCGGCAAGACGTTCCGCACCACGGGGTGGAAGATCGGCTGGCTGACCGCTCCGGCGCCGCTCGTGTCGGCGATCCTCGCGGTGAAGCAGTTCCTGACCTTCGTCAACGGGGCGCCGTTCCAGCCGGCCATCGCGACGGGGCTGGCGCTCCCCGACGCCGTGTACGACGGGATCGCCGACGACCTGCGGCACAAGCGGGACGTCCTCGCGTCGGGGCTGACGGCCGCGGGCTTCCGGATCCACCTCCCCGCGGCCGGGTACTTCATCGTCGCGGACGCGGCCCCGCTCGGCTTCGCCGACTCCCGGGAGCTGTGCCTGCGGCTCCCGGGGCTCGCGGGCGTGGTCGGCGTGCCGCTGTCGGCCTTCTGCCACGCGCCCCTCGCCGCGGAGCACGCGTCCCTCGTGCGGTTCGCGTTCTGCAAGCGGACCGACGTGCTGGAGGAGGCCGCCCGGCGGCTCGGCGCGCTGGCGGTCGGGACCGCCTGA